In one Polynucleobacter sp. JS-JIR-5-A7 genomic region, the following are encoded:
- a CDS encoding Crp/Fnr family transcriptional regulator, with amino-acid sequence MNYELNGLSKVSQHPKAVCVNCSTRSQCLNGKLTTEEVNSLPANFIIRSTLLEGQFLYRKGEPLTHVYNLRFGSLKSEMIMSNGMRQVTHFSLPGELLGLDGIANGKHQVDTVSISNSEVCSITYTNLKKLTSEFPALMNNLENSLSALLNSANVHIFDLVNLNATEKLADFLIEYANRISTVGFDRDNFTLPMNRVDLASYLGVKIETLSRSITQLEKVGAIKSTNRHIEFVSRKPIFEFLDSAFLREKHNSKKGAAPTYPEGFEKRKA; translated from the coding sequence ATGAACTATGAACTCAATGGTCTCTCTAAAGTCTCCCAACACCCAAAGGCGGTGTGCGTGAACTGCAGCACTCGAAGCCAGTGTCTGAATGGCAAATTGACTACAGAGGAAGTCAATAGTCTGCCAGCAAATTTTATTATCCGCTCAACCTTACTGGAGGGACAATTTCTCTATCGCAAAGGAGAACCCCTCACTCATGTTTACAACTTGAGATTTGGGTCGCTGAAGAGCGAAATGATTATGTCCAATGGCATGAGACAAGTCACCCATTTTTCATTACCTGGTGAGCTTCTTGGACTAGATGGGATTGCCAATGGTAAGCATCAAGTAGATACAGTGAGCATTAGTAATAGTGAAGTGTGTTCAATAACGTATACCAACTTGAAAAAATTAACTAGTGAATTTCCAGCGCTGATGAATAATCTCGAGAATTCTTTAAGCGCCCTGCTCAATTCCGCCAATGTTCATATTTTTGATCTAGTGAATCTGAATGCCACAGAAAAATTGGCTGATTTTTTAATCGAATATGCCAACCGAATTAGCACCGTTGGCTTTGATCGCGATAATTTCACCTTACCAATGAATCGGGTTGATTTAGCAAGTTACCTGGGTGTCAAAATTGAAACTCTGAGTCGCTCCATTACCCAATTAGAAAAAGTGGGTGCCATCAAATCCACTAATCGTCATATTGAATTCGTCTCCAGAAAACCGATATTTGAGTTTTTAGATTCTGCCTTCCTAAGAGAAAAGCATAATTCTAAAAAGGGGGCAGCACCTACCTATCCTGAGGGCTTTGAAAAAAGAAAAGCATAA
- a CDS encoding diguanylate phosphodiesterase, with product MLASLIYRSQIIENVDKEMILEVVENANHRNKKREISGLLFFDAPFFFQVLEGPQESIKALYKNILQDPRHSNVVLLVDETIKARQYPNLGMHFLDIEKIKSIDLSLAEYREKNHLNPANNNFDSKIEKFICQFIEYKYKSNLRHAIANGLKQFSYPVIQEHSNSIAEPPNGYAFAFQSVIDCRQRKTVFVEALARGPDGQGAKEYLSSMSQAEFAHYDMHSTEDAISLAAQLGIEKLSVNFSPNTIFQSIDTVDKLGAMLERYGFNPNQLVVEITESDFIGNHHLAPNIIAKLRASGVELAVDDFGAGYAGLSLLAQFQPDILKIDSGLIGSISSSGPKQSIVRAIHDCADSLAISVIAEGVEHENDFQYLTSIGISQFQGHLFHTPKLNSYIAHQW from the coding sequence ATGCTAGCTAGCTTGATATACCGCAGCCAAATTATCGAGAATGTAGATAAAGAGATGATTTTGGAAGTGGTTGAAAATGCTAATCATCGCAATAAAAAGCGGGAGATTTCGGGTCTGCTTTTTTTTGATGCGCCTTTTTTCTTTCAGGTGCTTGAAGGCCCTCAAGAATCCATCAAAGCCTTGTACAAGAATATCTTGCAAGACCCAAGACACAGCAATGTGGTATTACTAGTAGATGAGACGATTAAAGCACGTCAATATCCGAACCTGGGAATGCATTTCCTGGATATCGAGAAGATAAAAAGTATCGATTTGTCGTTAGCAGAATATCGCGAGAAAAATCATTTGAATCCAGCAAATAATAATTTTGATTCTAAAATTGAGAAATTTATTTGCCAGTTCATAGAGTACAAATACAAAAGCAATCTGCGTCATGCAATCGCTAACGGATTGAAACAATTTTCTTATCCCGTTATACAAGAACATTCAAACTCTATAGCAGAGCCTCCAAATGGCTATGCATTTGCCTTCCAGTCAGTGATCGACTGCCGTCAAAGAAAAACAGTATTCGTAGAAGCACTTGCTAGAGGGCCCGATGGACAGGGCGCTAAAGAGTATCTCTCTAGCATGAGTCAGGCTGAATTCGCACACTATGACATGCACTCAACCGAAGATGCCATCAGTCTTGCCGCGCAACTTGGCATTGAGAAACTCTCAGTGAACTTTAGCCCAAATACCATCTTTCAATCGATTGATACCGTAGATAAGCTAGGAGCGATGCTTGAGCGGTATGGGTTTAATCCTAATCAATTGGTAGTTGAGATTACTGAGTCAGACTTCATTGGAAATCATCATCTAGCTCCAAATATCATTGCAAAATTAAGGGCCAGTGGTGTTGAATTAGCTGTCGATGATTTTGGCGCCGGTTATGCGGGTCTCTCACTTTTAGCTCAATTTCAGCCAGACATACTTAAAATCGATAGTGGTCTGATCGGATCAATCTCATCAAGCGGTCCTAAGCAGTCTATTGTCAGGGCCATACATGACTGCGCTGATAGTTTAGCGATTTCGGTAATAGCCGAAGGCGTTGAACATGAAAATGACTTTCAATATTTGACCAGCATCGGTATTTCACAGTTCCAGGGCCATTTATTTCATACCCCAAAACTAAATTCCTATATAGCACACCAGTGGTAA
- a CDS encoding translational machinery protein — protein MHTNHAVIWVDHHEAHVLFYDPEHNQIIRSNAKQAHLHHKANVIGSGNAPEDRHFFDEILAQVADVSEILLVGPGFAKGELQKYATEHHAAIAKKIIGVKTVDHPTDGQVLAYAKECFQRFEQLKGYT, from the coding sequence ATGCATACAAACCATGCAGTCATCTGGGTTGATCATCATGAAGCCCATGTCTTATTTTATGATCCAGAGCACAATCAGATCATTCGTAGTAATGCCAAGCAAGCGCACTTACACCATAAAGCCAATGTTATAGGCAGCGGTAATGCGCCCGAGGATCGTCATTTTTTCGACGAAATCCTTGCTCAAGTCGCTGATGTTAGTGAAATCTTGCTTGTGGGGCCTGGGTTTGCGAAGGGCGAGCTACAAAAATATGCTACTGAACATCATGCTGCGATAGCTAAAAAAATCATTGGCGTTAAAACGGTTGATCATCCAACCGATGGCCAGGTATTAGCCTATGCTAAGGAATGCTTTCAGCGCTTTGAGCAACTCAAAGGCTATACATAA
- a CDS encoding universal stress protein: MKILVAVDGSSNSLRAVKFAVNLVKDLRSKSSITLINVHDDDPLGMVKRYVGSQVVKDYLIEMSQKELKSALKILDKSQVKHSCIIELGHVPTMICNIAKAEKSDMIIMGAKGRSSVSDIVLGSVSQRVSVLAKQAVLLVK; the protein is encoded by the coding sequence ATGAAAATACTTGTAGCTGTGGATGGTTCATCGAATTCTTTAAGGGCTGTGAAGTTTGCAGTCAATTTAGTTAAAGATTTACGCTCTAAATCCTCTATTACCTTGATTAATGTGCATGACGATGATCCGCTGGGTATGGTAAAGCGCTATGTCGGCAGTCAAGTAGTGAAAGATTATTTAATTGAGATGAGTCAAAAGGAATTGAAGTCTGCACTTAAAATTCTAGATAAATCTCAAGTTAAGCATAGCTGCATCATCGAATTAGGGCATGTTCCCACGATGATTTGTAACATCGCCAAAGCTGAAAAGTCTGACATGATTATTATGGGCGCCAAAGGCCGTTCCAGCGTTAGTGATATCGTCCTTGGTTCTGTTTCTCAAAGAGTCTCTGTTTTAGCCAAGCAAGCAGTGCTACTGGTCAAATAA
- a CDS encoding diguanylate cyclase domain-containing protein, translating to MEGLTTSYNLNGYFAKVSASIGVTIYPVDNVSSAYELIAHADEAMYKAKELGKNRSYFYC from the coding sequence TTGGAAGGCTTAACTACTTCCTACAACTTAAATGGTTATTTCGCAAAGGTTTCGGCGAGCATTGGGGTCACTATTTATCCGGTAGATAATGTCAGCTCTGCCTATGAATTAATTGCCCATGCAGATGAGGCGATGTATAAGGCTAAAGAATTGGGTAAAAATCGCTCTTATTTTTATTGCTAA
- a CDS encoding SUMF1/EgtB/PvdO family nonheme iron enzyme encodes MKKFDIYQILFGLLLTVIALYFMLRPSSGQSTPASSIPTVQIGNLIWDQTEMNIADVKVFAATGFVSAAEKNGGGLTYEGGFVQKPGWTWKTPYGVPAGDFEPAVHLNQKEAESICRYYGKRLPTEAEWISAAFLEQRANPPAGYTKGQRYPFPGGSTPAVSHCLSGCGDYKGLAPAGALNRGTGHVTTKTTNPGVNGMYDMGGNVWEWTATERNGGYITRGASWWYGPERQQESDIESKSGDIAVVYIGFRCVADAVKQ; translated from the coding sequence ATGAAAAAGTTTGATATTTACCAAATCCTTTTTGGGCTATTGCTCACAGTCATTGCTCTGTATTTCATGCTGCGTCCCTCTAGTGGTCAAAGTACTCCTGCATCCTCTATTCCTACTGTGCAAATTGGTAATCTCATTTGGGATCAAACCGAGATGAATATCGCTGATGTCAAAGTCTTTGCTGCTACCGGATTTGTGAGTGCTGCCGAGAAGAATGGTGGGGGTCTTACTTATGAAGGTGGCTTTGTGCAAAAGCCAGGTTGGACGTGGAAGACACCTTATGGTGTTCCTGCAGGGGATTTTGAGCCTGCAGTGCATCTCAATCAAAAAGAAGCAGAGTCAATTTGTCGTTACTACGGCAAACGTTTGCCAACAGAGGCTGAGTGGATTTCAGCGGCATTCCTAGAGCAAAGAGCGAATCCGCCTGCTGGATATACCAAAGGACAGCGTTACCCATTTCCAGGTGGCAGTACACCAGCAGTTTCTCATTGCCTAAGCGGCTGTGGTGACTATAAGGGTTTAGCTCCTGCTGGGGCTCTGAATCGCGGTACAGGGCATGTCACCACTAAAACGACTAACCCTGGTGTCAATGGTATGTATGACATGGGCGGTAACGTTTGGGAGTGGACTGCTACTGAGCGTAACGGTGGATACATCACCCGCGGTGCTTCATGGTGGTATGGCCCAGAAAGACAGCAAGAGTCTGATATCGAATCTAAATCAGGTGATATTGCCGTGGTGTATATCGGATTTCGGTGTGTAGCCGATGCCGTGAAACAATAG